The DNA window TaacaagatttttataaatctttaagaagtttaaatttactatttttgctatatatatatatatatatatatatatatatatatagttggagTATCCATACACTGATATGGTTAGAGATGCTGCTATCATGGTTGAATAAtgtggaaaatacttttcttccACTACTTTTATCGAGAAGGAGAGAGCCGTTTgcgttttgttttgttcttggcACGAGGGGGTGGTAACAATATAAGGGCAAGGCCGAAAGATCATAGGACACGTCCATATCGTTTTCACAAGGACTATGTGCAGTCACCTTTGGCCCTCGTTTCGTCATCCATACAATCATCTTGTCTCTTCTCATTTATATCTATGCTCGATACCATATACCCCCttggggtgtgtgtgtgtgagtgttTGTGTATATATAGGTGATCTTGGTCCTCTTCAGGAAGAGCAAGTTGTAGTCTGAACTTGAGGACTAGAACATAGGATAAGAGGATGGCTGAAGATGAAAAGAAGAGCACAAGCTCGTACAGGCTATATTGCTCCATAAAATGCTTCCAAAAACCATCATCACCGGAGCAGAAGCACGGCAACCTTGCAGAAACCGAGCAGAAGAAGCCCGGAGGATGGAGAGCCATGCCTTTTATCTTAGGTTATTAATTCACCGCCGATCTGACTGACCATCATCTGTGTCTTTTTGCCACGCAGAACGAGACTACTTTCATAATAATTTGTTACAAAAGACTTGTCTTTTAGCAAAGAGAACCCTGCTGATATATATCACTGTGTTTTTGCAGGAAATGAGACTTTTGAGAGGCTGGCTACTTTTGGCCTGTTAGCCAACTTCATGGTGTATTTGATGAGAGTCTTCCACTTGGAGCAGGTGACTGCTGCAAACGTCTTAAACATCTGGTCTGGTGTAACTAATTTTGCACCGTTGGTTGGTGCATTTATCTCTGATGCCTATGTGGGCAGGTTCAAGACCATTGCTTTTGCATCCTGTGCAGCTTTCCTGGTACATTTCTCCCACCATTTTACACCACTCTCTGTTCATACAGTACTTTCTTCCTACTGTAAgattaagattatttttctcatttggcTTTTGCATTGATGCATCTGTCTGTGTGCTGTTTTGATTTCTGCCATTACCAACGAGGAGGAAATATACAGTTTCAtgtatggatttttttaaaaaggaaaatatacCCTTTTATGGGAATTATGGAACCACCATATCTATGGTTTAGGCTTGTTTTCGTGATAATTAATGACCtccttcaagaatatttagTCTCTAACGTTGTTTGATTACTCTCTATACTCCATGAAATCACCTTTTGTACCTTAATATACCAGTATTTACAATGGCGTATGATATTGAGAAACAGTAAAGTATATTcataattaagaataaaaatctctagattttcttttcagagaaattaattaaggaatcagggctttaattaaaaagattaagtcctcgttattttttaactattatttattaacgAAAATAAGCAAGACTTGGCTGGGGAAACTATGAgtaatttagaaatgtcaagattcaaaaatgaagaattaattacTGATCATAATTTAGTTCATGTAGattatgaaaaagaatttaattaattcccaCCAATCTTTCCATCCCATATCATCtgcttattctttctttttctatctcttaaaaataaattgaaaaagaatataaaatgattaaattaattatgaattatggGTTTAAAAACACATAGATCAAATATATGTAATGATTGATTATAATCAACTCCGCAAATGTTGACGGGCAAGTTTTTCCCACTTTCCCGCAGCTCTAATCAAactatacaaaaataatataacgtACGCGCtacataaaccaaaagataaacCTCAGAAAAGCTcctcaaaacaataataattcctgattgaaaatattatttggttaAGCAATGTATTCAGAGCTGgagataatttaatttaatttccacTGTTGGGTTTCAAGAAGacaaattattatttgtgactgtagaatttataattaattgatCCGCTGTATGTGTCTacgcatataaaaataaactgtaAGATTTAGTAATATACACATCTTAATGTTTATCGAAATGGGCTGGCTAGGGAATGGTGACTGTGACTTTGACGGCATGGGTGCCTTATCTCCACCCTCAAAAATGCGAGCCTGGAGGAGAGCAGCAGTCTTATGGGAACTGTGAAAGTCCCACCAGCATGCAATTGGGTGTTCTGTTGCTTGGATTAGGGTTCCTATCTATCGGAACAGGTGGGATTAGGCCATGCAGCATTCCGTTTGGTGTCGATCAGTTTGACCCTACGACGGAAGAGGGGAGAAAAGGGATTAGCAGCTTCTACAATTGGTATTATACAAGCTTCACGGTGGTGATGTTGATCACTTTAACCGCAGTGGTATATGTTCAAGACTCTGTTAGctgggttttgggttttggaaTACCTACTGTGCTCATGCTCTGCTCCATCGTACTCTTCTTCATTGGAACGAGGATTTATGTGCATGTAAAGCCAGAAGGGAGTGTCTTCTCCGGCATTGCACAGGTTTTTGTTTCTGCTTATAAAAAGCGGAGGCTTAAGCTTCCTGAGAATTGTGATGGAGAGCAGGTTGATGGGATCTTTtatgatcctccaattaaagaTCAATTAACAATATTGTCGAAGCTCCCTCTTACCAATCAGATCAGGTGAGGTGTCTGCATCCATGGAGATTTTCTTAATATGAATAGTAAATATTAGCTGTGGAAGCTACAAACGATAGTGCTTTTTTcctaaacacacacacacacagtacAACACTCCATGTGATTTGACAACCCCCTAAAACTCTATTGGAAAAACTATGATTCCTTTttccaaaatcaattgttttacGAATTTAATAATCTAAACATATCATAATCTTCttcattataaataacaagacttTATCCTTATTGGTTAGCGAAATTGTATTCGGATATGTTGACGAATTTAGTTGTATATTTAAGATGCTATTCATATACTATACTAATAAGAGATTTAGACCTGTAATGTAACTCGGTACTACTAGACCATATTCTTATTGGTTATATCATAAAGTTTTCACATTGAAATAGTTATTGCATTGAGTGGATCAGCtactatatattataaattacgcACACAAACACGTGTAGCAGCTGATTCTAGAGAGTACCTAGAAATGGTGGTGGACTTTTAATGTAGTGGGGTCGCCATTCAGAAGTGCTTGTCAATGATGGCACTAAATGCCATCCAAGACCATCATCCTCATAGCACTGTATATAGTCTCAGGGAACGTAGTGATCACGAGTCAGCTAGTCCATGCTGTCTAGAAacattgttgaatttatttgtttgtttgtccgTATGGTTGTCAAATGATTAATGTTGTTTGCTTAGAGTActgattaaatttgaaaattaataattttaatcttcTAGGTTTTTGAACAAGGCTGCAATGATAGAGAAAGAAACCGACCTAAAGCCAGATGGTTCGTGTGCGAAGCAATGGAGACTGTGCAGTGTCCAGCAGGTTGAAGAGGTGAAATGCCTGATAAAAGTAGGTCCAATATGGGCTTCTAGTATTGTTAGCTTTACTTCAATGATACAGCAAGGAACATTTACTGTGTCTCAAGCCATGAAAATGGACAGACACCTCGGAGAAAAATTCCAAATCCCAGCTAGTTCCATTATCGTCGTGTCGCTGATAACAATAGGAATATGGCTTCCATTCTATGACAGAATCCTAGTGCCAGCCATTCGAAAAGTTACAAAACGTGAAGGTGGAATCACAATTCTCCAAAGAATTGGAATTGGGAATGTATTCTCTGTTCTATCCATGGTAGTAGCTGGATTGgtggagagggagagaaggGCTGCAGCAATTTCACACCCAGAGGCTGCAGCCATGTCAGTCTTCTGGCTAGCTCCACAACTTGTGGCAATGGGGTTTTGCGAGGCATTCGTTGGTACTGGACAGATTGAATTTTACAACAAGCAGTTTCCTGATCACATGAGAAGCCTCGGCAACTCTCTTTTCTTCTGCTCATTTGCTGGAGCAAGTTACCTTAGTACCATGGTGGCCAGCATTGTTCATAAGGTTACTGGAACGAGACACCATCCAGACTGGCTGACAAATGATCTAAATGCTGGGAATTTGGATTACTTCTACTTCCTTTTGGCAGGAATGGGGGTTGTCAATTGGTTTTATTTCCTGCTTTGTGCTCATCGATATCGTTACAAGGTCAGCACTGTTCTTGTAATGGGAGACAAGCAAATCCCACTATGAAGTGAACGAGCTGAAAAACGAAGATGGGTTCCGGTTCCAGCTGTTGTCTTGCCTGCTTAATGTATCATaaacataatatattatttgaataagacTCGTAGATAAGGCGTGGCTACTTGTTCTTAGCTTGCTATTAATGGGCTGATACGGGGagggggagagggagaggggagAGGGAGACGTAGGCTATTATTGTAACCAAAAGTAGAATAATGggttgcatgcattggaaaatATCCGTTTATGAACTTTCATGTCCATTGATGTTGTAGATTTGCTTTTTTCAACAAACAATATACATGTGAAGTTCTGAAACATTTAATGAATTGAAAACTGAGAAGgggcaaaaaagaaaataaatatagtggTCATAATGATAGCTCAATTATTATTCCTCCAATTTCAGATAATGGTAGATGCTCATCATGATTTGCGTGCCAACTCGGTTGTTAATTGTGGAGAATTTTGGTAAGAtatcacatttaaaaaaaaacttaatttgtaaagtaaaatatgcaggaaaataattaagaatCGAGAGTTGTAAATACTTTCCAATTCCCGTCTCACAAATATCATATACTACTTGCCTGTAGTAGATACCATTTACAACtttcttaacaaaaatatttagaatagtCTATTATGTCACCAGctctatgtaaaaaataaaaattcacacaATCACTAATAagataattcataatttaaccTAAATCAATACTAACATTtcaaatacataattttattaatttgcaaTCAATAATAAcctaaaataattgataattaaacaaaataacataattatatctaatttaCAACTTCAATTATATCTAATTAACCTAATTTCTAATTCAAATCcttacattcaataaaatcaaattaacacaaattaaatataaattacttCAAGTTAATTGAAGGAAAGTGTTTAATATACCTCTAAAAGTAAAATGTGAATGGTGATGATAATTATTGATGGCTAGTTTGGTAAAAAATCTAACACCCTTATTGGTAGAGAGAGAAAGCTTAGCTACCACGGGTTTTgacaaggagagagagagagagaaagatgagTGTTTTTGGGTTGTTAGGGGGGTTTTTGGTGGTGAAAAGAGAGATCTCAACTAataataagagagagaaaaaaaaaaaagaagatgtttaatttttaatttaagataagttatagatatttattatttatttaagtatgttaatttttcaaatattttttcaactattctgttttatcaaaaaaaaaaaaaaaaaactctaaattggGTTGTTGGTTTAAGATTAGGTATGAATTTTGATACATATATTTAATGTAGATATCCAGACCAGTTTGTATGTACATCTTAACTAATCTCACgggttttaaagttaataactatataaatctctaataatcttaaaatttataaaacttaaacaaataatttttaaaaaataaatttaaaatataacaagttAAATAACATCTCATttccaatatataattttgaaccAGCAGCAAGATATGGACGATGTCTTTCCTAATTACTGCTGCGTGCAATAAAGGTTGATGGCAACTCCACTCCGTGATGCTGCAGCGTCAGATGGAGAGATAAGCCCACTCGGCGAAAAGCATGGAGCCTCACAATACGTCACCGCGTCGTGGCAATGATTAGTGGCGTGCAAGCTAGCTGGGTGATGTCTTGTTTCCTATTACTCTTCTCTCCTTGTATGTACCCACTCGAGCAAGCTACTGTGGATTaataccttttttctttctttcttacgaGTTTAAACTTTAGAATcatcattcaataaaatttattatcctTTTCTAACTGTATTATACTAATAATGATCGTGtactttaaaactttttttaaaaaataatcttaattatatataaattaacataaaaatactcttattttcaaataaaataataaaaatagaacaactttatcactattatgcttaaacataaaaacatatataatttggATATCTAGGAATAATACTCGggtttgttctttttaaaatttgaagaatgatatattattttaatttttataattatattttaattaatttatttaataatacacGTGTTTgatcttttcaaattttaagaatgatattattttaattttttttaattatattttaattaatttaattaaccattaatatattaataacaacattttttttatggaatccATAACACATTTCTTCAATGGGTAGAGAAAGATGTTACACCATGCATAGCGAAAGCTAAAGCAATAGGAGAGACATGCTCCATGTAAACacaattatgaaaaattaaaggggGTAGGCAATCCACTATTTCAATTGTTGAAGCGCCTCACTCAATACTAGATTTGtacaaagtaatttttttaaaattataaaaatttttctatttaattcttCTATGTTGATTTTATTACAACTTCATCTTGATGGTTTGTTTCAATAAGCTCAATGCAGGTTTCTCACATAGTTAGAAAAACATCCCATAATTAGATGGGTGCTTGATTTTGTGAAAGATTGTttgggttttatattttttaaaagattaaaattaaagggactacaattaaaaattatgataaaaaaatagtcaTTTTCATCTCtgaagggaagaaaaaagatatGACGTGAAATTCAAGGGGATGAGAgataaaaaatagaggaaaaaaaagaaaataagaattgaTCGTCAAAGCTACATCAAAACTATATAGTCGACACATGTTGTTTTGGGAGGAAGCCTCCACCGAGATGGTTCCAGCAACATCAAGAAAGACCACTTTTGGAGCTTAAAGGAAGTTGCACGCCCTTCCTCGATGTAACAACTCCTACCACATGCTTGCATACATTTTTTTGTCATCTTCATTCAATgcaatctttaattttataataatttttcaatgagCCTAAAATCTCAACTTACTAGAGCTCAAGTCCTATTCCTTTAGTTTAATACTTGATTTTCTAATAACTCTTTAATTTAGTCTCACATTTCATCCCACTGAAGTCCAATAAAAGCTCAATCAAGGAGAGAAGAAGGgaagggaaaagaaagagataacTAGCCCATCGGGTTAGCATATTGTGATTGCATCCATGATATGATTCATATATTTGGCAATTAACTCAAGTTGAGTAAGAAAGAttcaatatcttaaaaaaaaaaaaagaaaaaaaaaaggatgtcattctaaaatggttttttaaagtcATCCTATATTTTTACTAGTTGTCTTAGTTGCCTTTGATCCCTCCAAATTAACTAGGCCATGTTGTGGAAATCCTCACTTGTTAATGCGCATGTAACACACATGAGAGAAATATTGAAGATTGAAGACCAAGTACACACCTTTGGAAgtcctctaaaaaaaaaatcacaaaagccatttagttaaagaaaaacattgtaTGAATAGACTCATTTGCATTATTCATTGGAATTGTATAATGATGTATTTGTCCTTCacacataaaaatattgagtAGGTTGTTGGGGTATTGAAGTCTTTTCACAAGACTCATTaatcattattaaattaatcagggacaaataagttttttttttttcatttcaaaagcaCAAGCAGCAACTAAAATgctcttgaaagaaaatttaaaactagTGTCCAAggtctttttcttattttcataaaggtttttttgttattatcaagtTAGTTAAAGGATAATTTGGTATttgattaaatatgaaaataaaaaaataaaaaagcatggtGAAACGACCAAAATGTcattcaaagcaaaaattttaaaatcaacacccaaagacttttttatattttcataatggTTTTTTGTTATTACTATGTCAACTGAGGGTAAATTTGGTATTtgagtaaatataaaaaataataaagggtTGGTGCGTGTGTTCATATGGGAGTAATTCGTGCCTTTCTGGAGATGCATGTGATGCTTCTTAAtggccaaaataaaaaataaaatttattttatttattaattttgatcctcgttcttttaattatattttttttaatcctttgtataattaaatttattttatatatcaatttggttcctcattctttttattatgaattttgttttgaatccaTTTGtacaattgaaattaattttttaattttgtcttttaatatttaattgattaagaactacacttcataattttttcaaataggaTGCTTTAAGTCTAATGACCTAAATCACAGGTTCAAGAAGTTAACACGGGTCgatattggtttttttcataaaaaaaaagagctttgtgtttttctttatttttttctattggattatcttgattttatgacTTAAACCGCAGGTTTGGTGAAATAACCTGAGTTGGCTTAATCTTAATTACTAAGGTTATAGGTTTATCATGTCAATTCGAGTTGACTAGATCatgttttttagatcattttttttaacctcatttcatcatttcatatttaatgaattaataattaagtctgtttcattttgaaaaaaaaaaatctagattatcataattttttcttttaaatatctatttgttattgttattttttattattatctaatttaaataaaaccaacttatttGACGTAAAtaactttattcttttttaaaaaatatttacacagtataatttttgaatttaaccTAACCTGCATTAGTGCGGGTGAACCTAGCAAGCATGGAAAGCTTGAAAATGGTAAAGGCTTGGGGGCGATGCAGTGTCcactcgctgtttttttttttctcttattaaaaACCTCACAGCATTTAGGCCGGCCCGCATGaacagtggcggagccacgtaGGGGCaagagggggcaattgcccccccCTCCCCCAATGCATAAATGTAATTAGTATTTTCCATCCAGTTAAATAATTCTTATTCTCCTCTAATAATCTTGCCTATAATAATTACTCGGGGAGATTTCTCAGCTTCTCTGGTACAACTTTTGCAGCATATTGAAATTTGACTTTGCAGGCTTTAGTACAGGTTTGATGTGCAGCTCGTTTTCCTCGTAGCTgctattttacatttttatctGCTGAGTGTAGTTATTTGTAATCAGTAtgttatgttaaaatattaatataataattttactgggttaatatttttttattagctgcTAATTGAACtaagttctttatttttttttcattattaatccCAACTCTTTTCCttctataaaatttcttttcagGCCTTaagctattaattaattaaataaataacctCTTATGTTTTATGctttagaaaagtttttttcatcttttttatttatttcattatctaatttttattttatttttttataattagttattgaaaatgttagagcttataataatattgagaaagatatttttaataagattaaataaaaaattattatgaaagagtaacaattataatgtaagtttttttattttaaaagtatttttaaattaattttacttgactagaattaatatatatatatatatttcaaattaatttttatatataatacattAATGTAtactatataataacaaaaatttattaataatttgccCCCTTATTTAAAAAGTTCAAGCTCCGCCACTGCGCATGAAGTCCTGCGACCAAGCTAGGCAGCCCTAGTGCCTACAACTACAAGCCTCTACCTTTTTCGTTTACATATTTGTTCCAT is part of the Populus alba chromosome 10, ASM523922v2, whole genome shotgun sequence genome and encodes:
- the LOC118044571 gene encoding protein NRT1/ PTR FAMILY 2.13 codes for the protein MAEDEKKSTSSYRLYCSIKCFQKPSSPEQKHGNLAETEQKKPGGWRAMPFILGNETFERLATFGLLANFMVYLMRVFHLEQVTAANVLNIWSGVTNFAPLVGAFISDAYVGRFKTIAFASCAAFLGMVTVTLTAWVPYLHPQKCEPGGEQQSYGNCESPTSMQLGVLLLGLGFLSIGTGGIRPCSIPFGVDQFDPTTEEGRKGISSFYNWYYTSFTVVMLITLTAVVYVQDSVSWVLGFGIPTVLMLCSIVLFFIGTRIYVHVKPEGSVFSGIAQVFVSAYKKRRLKLPENCDGEQVDGIFYDPPIKDQLTILSKLPLTNQIRFLNKAAMIEKETDLKPDGSCAKQWRLCSVQQVEEVKCLIKVGPIWASSIVSFTSMIQQGTFTVSQAMKMDRHLGEKFQIPASSIIVVSLITIGIWLPFYDRILVPAIRKVTKREGGITILQRIGIGNVFSVLSMVVAGLVERERRAAAISHPEAAAMSVFWLAPQLVAMGFCEAFVGTGQIEFYNKQFPDHMRSLGNSLFFCSFAGASYLSTMVASIVHKVTGTRHHPDWLTNDLNAGNLDYFYFLLAGMGVVNWFYFLLCAHRYRYKVSTVLVMGDKQIPL